One genomic region from Dermacentor variabilis isolate Ectoservices chromosome 6, ASM5094787v1, whole genome shotgun sequence encodes:
- the LOC142584324 gene encoding uncharacterized protein LOC142584324 isoform X2, translating to MRISGACVVVRRVPRVVGICFGFYRFTDQYESSISEDLFKKLINRFIIMAKTLEGFLRSKYVIKGVRRSSALFPIYSLPVRTKYSVDDVNRKLLDYLSTLAQLRVKRVAPGAVVDTFDKVYAAAMDSIMRILDD from the exons ATGCGAATCAGCGGAGCGTGCGTTGTCGTCCGGCGAGTGCCCAGGGTTGTCGGAATCTGTTTTG GATTCTACAGATTTACAGACCAGTACGAG TCTTCTATATCGGAGGACCTCTTCAAGAAGCTGATCAATC GCTTTATCATCATGGCAAAGACCCTTGAA GGGTTTCTGCGATCAAAGTACGTCATCAAG GGCGTACGCCGTAGTAGTGCCCTCTTTCCAATCTACAGCCTTCCCGTGAGAA CGAAATATAGTGTTGACGAC GTCAACCGCAAGCTTCTTG ATTACTTGAGCACACTTGCTCAACTCAGG gtcaagcgcgtcgcgcCAGGCGCCGTGGTGGACACTTTTGACAAAG TTTACGCTGCAGCTATGGACAGCATCATG
- the LOC142584324 gene encoding uncharacterized protein LOC142584324 isoform X1, whose amino-acid sequence MREQHNKNVSRQAYHANTFFFPAGFYRFTDQYESSISEDLFKKLINRFIIMAKTLEGFLRSKYVIKGVRRSSALFPIYSLPVRTKYSVDDVNRKLLDYLSTLAQLRVKRVAPGAVVDTFDKVYAAAMDSIMRILDD is encoded by the exons ATGCGAGAACAACATAACAAGAATGTAAGCAGACAAGCATACCATgccaacactttcttttttcccgCAGGATTCTACAGATTTACAGACCAGTACGAG TCTTCTATATCGGAGGACCTCTTCAAGAAGCTGATCAATC GCTTTATCATCATGGCAAAGACCCTTGAA GGGTTTCTGCGATCAAAGTACGTCATCAAG GGCGTACGCCGTAGTAGTGCCCTCTTTCCAATCTACAGCCTTCCCGTGAGAA CGAAATATAGTGTTGACGAC GTCAACCGCAAGCTTCTTG ATTACTTGAGCACACTTGCTCAACTCAGG gtcaagcgcgtcgcgcCAGGCGCCGTGGTGGACACTTTTGACAAAG TTTACGCTGCAGCTATGGACAGCATCATG